The following coding sequences are from one Macrobrachium rosenbergii isolate ZJJX-2024 chromosome 36, ASM4041242v1, whole genome shotgun sequence window:
- the LOC136824988 gene encoding uncharacterized protein, which translates to MYHKHPHYSYHHHYHHELHEHHQEPHHTDPKSLITEDEVRQSLHADKGEEAEMTSWEVVDFTKPGDNYSNFVTSIEVKYTLEDEEHEVVYIAKVNPCKKLEGFEEMNHMFFEKEVQFYTQLVPELNAALEEAGKEPLQIPKLYHASLETGSEQAYYEDLRARDFKMVDRIQSLDAAHTTLVLQEIAKLHAASRLLQEKSEEPLGEKYESILKGWGSFADNPLLVGMINGQLDHAEKILKKAGGDEKAVNWLEGLKPQAFEILGKQAGKDAFAAVNHGGLWSNNLLFRYNDDGEPEEVMLLDFETCCYSTLAHDLNFLMYTSLTEEVRKEHLEEFMGTYTAAYQEIIEAGGLEMPFNEEELTEEFRENNVLGALFAVLTIPAVLLESGDLPDGATIDGEMEEILDEFWANIDEKIETSPTLKPRFLAIFEEFMESGLISE; encoded by the exons A TGTATCACAAACACCCTCATTACTcgtaccatcatcattatcatcatgagcTTCACGAACATCATCAAGAGCCCCACCACACTGATCCAAAGAGTCTGATAACAGAGGATGAGGTGAGGCAAAGCCTTCATGCCGATAAAGGCGAGGAAGCCGAGATGACCTCCTGGGAAGTCGTGGATTTCACTAAACCAGGGGATAACTATTCCAATTTCGTAACGAGCATAGAGGTCAAGTACACGTTGGAGGACGAGGAACATGAAGTTGTTTACATAGCTAAGGTCAATCCTTGTAAAAAACTAGAGGGCTTTGAGGAAATGAATCATATGTTCTTCGAGAAAGAAGTCCAGTTCTATACTCAATTAGTCCCGGAGCTCAATGCAGCTCTTGAGGAAGCTGGGAAGGAGCCGCTGCAGATACCGAAGCTCTATCATGCAAGTCTCGAAACAGGGAGCGAGCAAGCATACTATGAAGACCTAAGAGCTCGCGACTTCAAGATGGTGGACCGAATACAAAGTTTAGACGCCGCTCACACAACCTTGGTGCTCCAAGAGATCGCCAAACTTCATGCAGCTTCtcgtcttcttcaggaaaaatctgaagaacCTCTCGGGGAAAAATATGAATCTATTCTGAAGGGCTGGGGAAGCTTTGCTGACAATCCACTGCTGGTTGGGATGATAAATGGGCAACTCGATCATGCTGAAAAGATATTGAAAaaggctggtggggacgagaagGCAGTAAATTGGCTGGAAGGTCTCAAACCACAGGCTTTTGAAATCCTTGGCAAGCAAGCAGGGAAGGATGCCTTTGCAGCGGTGAATCATGGAGGTCTGTGGAGCAACAACTTGCTTTTCAG GTATAATGATGATGGGGAACCAGAGGAAGTAATGCTGTTGGACTTCGAAACCTGCTGCTATTCTACCCTGGCTCATGATCTGAATTTCTTGATGTACACAAGTCTGACTGAAGAGGTGCGAAAGGAGCACTTAGAAGAATTCATGGGGACTTATACTGCCGCCTATCAGGAGATTATCGAGGCCGGAGGACTGGAGATGCCATTTAACGAAGAAGAGCTCACAGAAGAATTCCGGGAAAACAATGTTTTAGGAGCACTTTTTGCAGTTTTGACTATTCCAGCTGTCCTTCTGGAATCTGGTGATTTACCAGATGGTGCAACAATTGATGGAGAGATGGAGGAAATACTCGATGAGTTTTGGGCTAATATAGATGAAAAGATAGAGACAAGCCCAACGCTTAAACCAAGATTTCTGGCAATTTTTGAAGAATTCATGGAATCGGGGCTGATCAGTGAATAG
- the LOC136824989 gene encoding uncharacterized protein isoform X2, translating to MGDTPEDDPVDPKSLIAEEDVKETLLCDKGEEAELISWEVVDFTKTGDNYSTFVTSIRVTYSVTGEELQVSYVTKVNPCRKLEGFESITHALFEKEVNFYLNLVPDLNSVLEEAGIETLNLPKCYHVNLDQGQERAYYEDLRERGFRMVDRRQGLDAAHITLVLKELAKLHAASRLLQEKSPEESLEEKYYPTLQDWLNLGEEANEVLTPMLQGYLNHARDILKNAGGEKRILEWIESLRPNLREDMITKMQSNTFGTICHGDCWSNNVLFRYEEEEPVEVMLVDLEACRYATLASELNYLLYSSVAYQVRKENLEDFMGTYFSTYEDIVKAGGPRDELQ from the exons A TGGGGGATACACCTGAAGATGACCCCGTGGACCCAAAGAGCCTGATTGCCGAGGAGGACGTGAAAGAAACTCTTCTGTGCGACAAAGGAGAAGAAGCTGAACTAATTTCATGGGAAGTGGTGGACTTCACAAAAACTGGCGACAACTATTCAACTTTTGTCACGAGTATTCGAGTGACCTACTCCGTGACAGGCGAAGAGTTACAGGTTTCTTACGTTACAAAAGTGAATCCTTGTAGGAAACTGGAGGGCTTTGAATCAATTACCCATGCTCTTTTTGAAAAGGAGGTAAATTTCTACCTGAATCTTGTCCCAGACTTAAACTCTGTGCTGGAGGAAGCTGGGAtagaaacattaaatttacccAAATGTTACCACGTCAATTTAGACCAAGGGCAGGAACGAGCATACTACGAGGACTTGAGGGAGCGTGGCTTTAGGATGGTCGACAGGAGACAAGGCTTAGACGCTGCTCACATCACTTTGGTGCTCAAAGAACTAGCTAAACTGCACGCGGCTTCACGTCTCCTGCAAGAAAAATCTCCCGAGGAATCTCTGGAGGAAAAGTACTACCCCACTTTGCAAGACTGGTTGAATTTAGGGGAAGAGGCCAATGAAGTCCTCACGCCAATGTTGCAAGGTTATCTGAACCATGCGAGAGATATATTGAAAAACGCTGGTGGGGAGAAGAGAATCCTGGAATGGATTGAGAGCTTGAGACCAAATCTCCGGGAAGATATGATCACCAAGATGCAAAGCAACACCTTTGGAACCATCTGTCATGGAGACTGCTGGAGCAACAACGTTCTCTTCAG gtacgaagaagaagaacctgtagAAGTGATGTTGGTGGATCTGGAAGCTTGTCGGTACGCCACGCTCGCATCCGAACTGAACTATCTGCTGTACTCAAGTGTGGCTTACCAAGTTAGGAAAGAGAACCTGGAGGACTTCATGGGGACTTACTTCTCTACTTACGAAGACATTGTCAAGGCTGGTGGGCCTCGAGATGAGCTTCAGTGA